A genomic segment from Desulfurispirillum indicum S5 encodes:
- a CDS encoding nickel-dependent hydrogenase large subunit: MSRRIVVDPITRIEGHLRVDVVIDDNNTITDAFASGTLFRGIEEILKGRDPRDAGFMTQRICGVCTYSHYKAGIEAVENALGIIPPYNAQLVRSLMGIALFMHDHLVHFYHLHGLDWCDITQALAADPRKASDLAFRYAEFPVSTGADELKAVQAKVKTFVDKGHLGPFANAYWGHGTYHFTPEQNLIVLSHYLKALEIQRTAAQMLAVFGAKQPHPQSLTVGGVTCIMDLESPARLGEFLTRFEETADFIRRAYYADVKMAAEAYVGEDSVLKGCNIKNFLSASQYQINRTETIFDSGYILNGDLSRVYEVDEQMITEEATHAWYRDNAPLHPYEGKTNPNYTGFQDGDTVNGRAKILDGDGKYTWVKAPRYDGRPMEVGPLAQMLVGYGKGNPRVQRIVNTFLQETGLPTEALFSTLGRTAARMLQTILMVDCGKETFMNLIENLKVDRETCAPYSIRKDREYRGSFNGDVPRGALSHWVSIKNGVIDHYQAVVPSTWNASPKDAQGQSGPYEAALIGTRLQDPTKPLEIIRTIHSFDPCLACAIHVMDVKGNSLAQYRVDPQTGLSS; the protein is encoded by the coding sequence ATGTCAAGACGTATAGTGGTTGATCCCATCACGCGCATTGAAGGCCACCTGAGGGTGGATGTGGTTATCGACGATAACAATACCATTACCGATGCCTTTGCCAGCGGCACCCTGTTCCGCGGTATTGAGGAGATTCTCAAAGGCCGCGATCCTCGCGATGCCGGTTTTATGACCCAGCGTATCTGCGGCGTCTGTACCTACTCCCACTACAAGGCGGGTATTGAGGCGGTCGAAAACGCCCTGGGGATCATTCCCCCCTATAACGCCCAGCTGGTTCGCTCGCTCATGGGTATCGCGCTCTTTATGCACGATCACCTGGTGCACTTCTATCATCTCCACGGCCTCGACTGGTGTGACATCACCCAGGCACTGGCGGCTGATCCCCGCAAGGCGTCGGATCTGGCGTTCCGCTACGCCGAATTCCCGGTTTCCACAGGTGCCGATGAGCTGAAAGCGGTGCAGGCCAAAGTGAAGACCTTCGTGGACAAAGGCCACCTGGGTCCATTTGCCAACGCCTACTGGGGCCATGGCACCTACCACTTCACCCCGGAGCAGAACCTGATTGTTCTCTCCCACTATCTGAAAGCGCTGGAAATCCAGCGTACGGCTGCCCAGATGCTGGCCGTATTCGGCGCCAAACAGCCCCATCCCCAGTCCCTGACCGTGGGTGGAGTTACCTGTATCATGGATCTGGAGAGCCCGGCTCGCCTGGGTGAGTTCCTGACCCGCTTTGAGGAGACGGCCGACTTTATCCGTCGCGCCTACTATGCCGACGTGAAGATGGCGGCTGAGGCCTATGTGGGTGAGGACAGTGTCCTCAAGGGATGCAACATCAAGAACTTCCTCTCGGCGTCCCAGTATCAGATCAATCGCACCGAGACGATCTTCGACAGTGGGTATATACTGAACGGCGACCTGAGCCGGGTCTATGAGGTTGATGAGCAGATGATCACCGAAGAGGCCACCCACGCCTGGTATCGGGACAATGCTCCGCTGCACCCATATGAGGGGAAAACCAACCCCAACTACACCGGCTTCCAGGATGGCGATACCGTAAATGGACGGGCCAAGATTCTCGATGGCGATGGCAAGTACACCTGGGTCAAGGCACCCCGCTACGATGGCAGGCCCATGGAAGTCGGGCCGCTGGCTCAGATGCTGGTGGGCTATGGCAAGGGCAACCCCCGCGTACAGCGCATCGTCAACACCTTCCTGCAGGAAACCGGCCTGCCCACCGAAGCGCTCTTCAGTACCCTGGGCCGTACGGCAGCCCGCATGCTGCAGACCATTCTCATGGTGGATTGCGGCAAGGAGACCTTCATGAATCTGATAGAGAACCTGAAGGTGGATCGCGAAACCTGCGCGCCGTACTCCATTCGCAAAGACCGTGAATATCGCGGCAGCTTCAACGGTGATGTGCCCCGTGGCGCGCTGAGCCACTGGGTCAGTATTAAGAATGGCGTCATCGACCACTATCAGGCCGTTGTCCCTTCCACCTGGAACGCCAGCCCCAAGGATGCCCAGGGGCAGTCCGGCCCCTATGAGGCCGCGCTGATCGGAACCCGCCTGCAGGATCCCACCAAGCCCCTGGAGATTATCCGTACCATCCACTCCTTTGACCCCTGTCTGGCCTGCGCCATTCACGTTATGGATGTGAAAGGAAACAGCCTGGCTCAGTACAGGGTTGATCCGCAAACCGGCCTTTCTTCGTAG
- the cybH gene encoding Ni/Fe-hydrogenase, b-type cytochrome subunit has product MATAIKKVKKKLLYSDEFDRQYRFSAEIRWAHWIRALVIFVLIFTGFYLASPFITPAAVDEPIKFQNALFRFWHMVCGFILMAITTFRVYLYFFDARSRQYEWASMEDARHITSWIRQIKSYLYLDQFPKRGMYGPLQNASYLILMLIVIAEVVTGAILYSHVYHNGMGHFFGVIFGPLEYLMGGLANVRNIHYIFMWCIIIFIPIHIYMVFWYANRYPGSIDVIFSGNTFRPHDPEKD; this is encoded by the coding sequence ATGGCAACAGCGATAAAAAAAGTGAAGAAAAAACTGCTCTACAGTGATGAATTTGACCGCCAGTACCGCTTTTCGGCGGAAATTCGCTGGGCGCACTGGATACGGGCACTGGTAATCTTTGTGCTCATTTTTACCGGTTTCTATCTGGCCAGCCCGTTCATCACGCCAGCGGCAGTGGATGAGCCCATCAAGTTTCAGAACGCGCTTTTTCGCTTCTGGCATATGGTGTGCGGTTTTATTCTCATGGCCATAACCACGTTTCGGGTGTACCTGTACTTCTTTGACGCCCGTTCACGCCAGTATGAGTGGGCGTCCATGGAAGATGCCAGGCATATTACCTCCTGGATACGCCAGATCAAGAGCTACCTCTACCTGGATCAGTTCCCGAAGCGCGGCATGTACGGTCCCCTGCAGAATGCCTCCTATCTGATCCTGATGCTTATTGTGATCGCTGAAGTGGTTACAGGGGCCATACTCTACTCCCATGTGTACCACAATGGCATGGGACACTTCTTTGGAGTGATTTTTGGCCCCCTGGAGTACCTGATGGGTGGTCTGGCCAACGTGCGGAATATTCACTACATCTTTATGTGGTGCATTATCATCTTCATACCGATCCACATCTATATGGTGTTCTGGTATGCCAACCGATATCCGGGCAGTATTGATGTTATCTTCAGCGGGAACACTTTCCGCCCCCATGACCCGGAAAAAGACTGA
- a CDS encoding hydrogenase small subunit: MVNAGVSKHTRGEEGQRRKLDAQAEKRLQELRAMPSLKSGPTFSEKLKERGISRRQFMQWAATITAAMSLPVTFTRRVAEAAELLDRIPVIYLHMAECTGCSESLLRTDSPTLESLIFDYLSLEYHETIMAASGWQAEENLERAMDVHQGKYILMVEGAVPAGRDSFYLTIGPHAHTGESIVKKAADGAAAVIAVGACATYGGIQAARPNPTNARPVSKIISKAVINIAGCPPSESNIVGTILHYILFGTLPALDSFGRPRWAYGMRVHDMCERRGRFDAGEFVQRFGDDGARRGYCLYRVGCKGPYTFNNCAIERFNQHTSWPVQAGHGCIGCSEPNFWDTMAPYEEPRKDHLYSGVFGGMGADATADKIGIALLTATAVGIGAHAVYSVVQGNFRNPKVLDHEDETKTSADSK; the protein is encoded by the coding sequence ATGGTCAATGCAGGAGTTTCCAAGCATACGAGAGGGGAAGAAGGGCAGCGCCGTAAACTGGACGCTCAGGCGGAAAAACGCCTGCAGGAACTGCGCGCTATGCCTTCATTGAAAAGTGGCCCGACTTTCAGTGAAAAGCTGAAAGAACGGGGTATTTCACGTCGTCAGTTCATGCAGTGGGCGGCCACGATTACCGCAGCGATGTCTTTGCCGGTGACCTTTACCCGCCGCGTTGCGGAAGCAGCGGAGCTGCTGGATCGTATTCCGGTCATCTACCTCCATATGGCGGAGTGTACCGGGTGCAGTGAGAGTCTGCTGCGCACCGACTCTCCTACCCTTGAATCCCTTATCTTTGACTACCTTTCCCTGGAATATCATGAAACCATCATGGCCGCATCGGGCTGGCAGGCGGAAGAGAACCTTGAGCGCGCCATGGATGTGCATCAAGGGAAGTACATCCTGATGGTGGAAGGCGCTGTGCCGGCTGGTCGCGACAGCTTCTACCTGACTATCGGTCCCCATGCCCACACCGGTGAGTCCATTGTGAAGAAGGCAGCCGATGGCGCGGCCGCTGTGATTGCTGTGGGCGCCTGCGCCACCTATGGCGGTATTCAGGCTGCCCGTCCGAACCCCACCAATGCCCGCCCGGTCAGCAAGATCATCAGCAAGGCCGTCATCAACATCGCCGGCTGTCCTCCCAGTGAATCCAATATTGTCGGAACCATTCTCCACTACATTCTCTTCGGGACTCTTCCCGCCCTTGACTCCTTCGGACGCCCCCGCTGGGCTTATGGCATGCGGGTACATGATATGTGCGAACGTCGGGGTCGCTTTGATGCTGGTGAATTTGTGCAGCGCTTTGGTGACGATGGTGCCCGACGCGGTTATTGCCTCTACCGTGTCGGCTGCAAGGGCCCCTATACCTTTAACAACTGTGCCATTGAACGCTTCAACCAGCATACCAGCTGGCCGGTTCAGGCGGGTCACGGCTGCATCGGCTGCAGTGAACCCAACTTCTGGGATACCATGGCGCCTTATGAAGAGCCCCGCAAGGACCACCTGTACTCTGGTGTCTTTGGTGGAATGGGCGCCGATGCCACGGCTGACAAGATTGGCATTGCCCTTCTGACGGCCACGGCGGTGGGCATTGGTGCTCACGCTGTCTACTCTGTTGTGCAGGGGAACTTCCGGAACCCCAAGGTTCTTGACCATGAAGATGAGACCAAGACCTCTGCGGACAGTAAATAA
- a CDS encoding HyaD/HybD family hydrogenase maturation endopeptidase: MKILILGIGNILLGDEGIGVQAAMCLRQNLEFIGPHEVDILDGGTLAHQLIPTMALYDHLVIIDAIRADDVAPGEVYFFDMDRVPTGVTWKSTVHEVEMLQSLSMMELVGDRPQTFVLGVVPLEITGLSFTLSPAVTAAYGVIERTLTEHLVGLGMDVRKVQHHPVEKIADVLRQRWEENEGVK; encoded by the coding sequence ATGAAAATACTGATATTGGGCATAGGGAATATTTTGCTGGGTGATGAGGGAATAGGAGTGCAGGCGGCCATGTGCCTGCGTCAGAACCTTGAGTTCATTGGCCCCCATGAAGTTGACATCCTGGACGGGGGAACTCTGGCGCACCAGCTTATCCCCACCATGGCGCTGTACGACCACCTGGTCATCATTGACGCCATTCGCGCCGATGACGTGGCGCCGGGAGAGGTCTATTTTTTTGACATGGATCGCGTCCCCACCGGAGTAACCTGGAAGAGTACCGTGCATGAAGTAGAAATGCTGCAGTCCCTCTCCATGATGGAGCTGGTGGGTGACCGTCCCCAGACCTTTGTGCTGGGAGTTGTTCCCCTGGAAATAACGGGTCTTTCCTTTACGCTGTCACCAGCGGTTACGGCAGCCTATGGGGTCATTGAGCGCACGCTGACCGAACATCTTGTCGGACTTGGGATGGATGTGCGCAAAGTTCAGCACCATCCCGTCGAAAAGATTGCCGATGTACTGCGTCAGCGCTGGGAAGAAAATGAGGGAGTGAAGTGA